The sequence below is a genomic window from Salinispira pacifica.
GGGGAGTGCTGAAATCTTCAAGGCCCCGCTTTTCGCTGGAGAAGGAAAAAGCGATGGTTCAAAAGATGTACCGGAGGCAGACAAAGCGGAGAAAAAACATCTCCGGGATCGCCAAAGGGTGGTGGCGCAGGCTGGTATCCCACTTTAAACGATCACGAAGGGAATGGTCGGCGTATTTATCTGCCCTGGAAAAAAAAGCGGGGATGGACATGAGTGATCACATGCCCATCCACTATGTGGTCAGTCTGTGGAACCATCTGCTGGATTCCGACTAGACCTGCAGATTCTGTTCAGCTTCCTCTTCACTCTGACGTTTGATTTTCAGCTGCCAGGATATTGCTTCCATAAGATAAATGCTTCCCAGGATTGATATATTGGCCAGGAGAATTTCCAGTATATGGAGCCCGGAAGTGAGGGTTGAGTTCAGTACCCCGAGAATAATGGAGACGAACAGATATGTCATCTCTTTCATCGCGATGGGCCGGGTGCGGTAGCGCAGGACCGAAAGCACCGCAAAGATTCCGAATGCGAATGCGGTGTCTATCTGAACCCGGCTGAGAAAGCTGGCGGTGAAAAAAATCACAATATTGAATACCACGAAGCTGAAAAAACTTTTCCGTCGCCGGGAGTGTCGGAAAAAAATCAGAAACACCAGAACGGATATCACCGAAATATCAATCACAAATCGAAGCAGGAGCTGAAGAAACAGGGGATTGTCGTGGAAAAACATGGCTCTACTCCCCCTCCTGATCTATCAGTTCGGGATAGAGCCGGGAGATATCCTCCAGGGCGGTTTTTCTCCGTTGCCGGAAGAAGTTGATCCGATCCTCCTGCTCACTGAAACCCAGACTGTAGTCTTCAAACTGGGACCAGTCCGCAGTGTGGTCACTGAGCTCCATGTTATCTCCGGTGTCGTTGGCAATATGTCCGCTGATCTCTTCCATCCAGGGGGTGATCCGCTGCAGCACCGCCCCGGCCGCGAGCAAACCGCCGTCCTCGTCCAGGAGTTCAAGAATATATTCGGCGTAGCGCTGCCGGTACTCGGGAACGTTCAGCACTCTCTGGAACAGAGGCCGGCTTCCCGGCTCCACTGCATCAGGATTGAATATATCCATTTCGGCGGGATCCACCATGGCGGCGGTACCGAAGGTGTTATCCAAATCGTAGGGGATGTAGTGCCACCGCGAATCCTCATCATTGTAGAGATAATAATTATTCTGATTGATCCAGTAGTCGTCCCAGCTGCCGATGAGAGTTCCCACCGCCGCTGCCCGGAGAAGGGTGTCCACGGCGATGTGTTCTTCCGCCCAGGCGGGGAATTCGGCATTGCTGAGGGTGTTCAGCCGGGTAATGAAACGGGTGAACTCAGCCTTCGCCCGGTCCAGTTCGTCTTTGTTGGTTTTCAGATCATAGGGAAAGGAGATGCCGTTGTCCGGATCTTCCAGCCCCATTTTGTCAGAGGGATCCTGTTCATCAAGACCTGCGGGCCAGAGGCATTTCCACAAATCTCCGTCGTCATTTGAACCGTAGCGGTCTTTCAGCAGTTCCTTTTCGAAGGCTTCCATCAGCTGATACACGCCGTGGTAGGAAATAGAATCGTCGCCGGAAATGAGAAGGAAAAGACGCACATGGGTGCTTCGCTGAACTCCGGTAACCCCGAAATCTCTCATCAGTTCCAGGGCGAGGCGTTCCCGGATATAGCTGGGATCTCCGTTGGCCCGCTTGAGAATCAGGTTCTCCTGACCATGAAATTCCTGGTTAGTCTGATAGTCCATTTTCAGGCGGTAATGAGCCTGGTTGTAATCCGGGTTGCCGCTGTTGTGCACCCGGGCGTTTTCCGGTTTGACCCTGCTGAAGGTGTTGCCCCGGATCCGCAGCCCGATCCCCGTGAGGCGGCGGCTGACTTCGCCGTCCAGGAAATACATTTCCCCGGCAATATACCGTTCATTCTGGG
It includes:
- a CDS encoding DUF4956 domain-containing protein; this translates as MFFHDNPLFLQLLLRFVIDISVISVLVFLIFFRHSRRRKSFFSFVVFNIVIFFTASFLSRVQIDTAFAFGIFAVLSVLRYRTRPIAMKEMTYLFVSIILGVLNSTLTSGLHILEILLANISILGSIYLMEAISWQLKIKRQSEEEAEQNLQV
- a CDS encoding CotH kinase family protein, which gives rise to MYENDKLPAFFHQIRRAGFLTLSLVLLFFLSSCASSPEIQNRISTDDLIADFLEGTRPAQGDLLDLPSDYLFQTGDYEAIPGGENGLRDILLVVEPSQWNLLLSNYDANPQNERYIAGEMYFLDGEVSRRLTGIGLRIRGNTFSRVKPENARVHNSGNPDYNQAHYRLKMDYQTNQEFHGQENLILKRANGDPSYIRERLALELMRDFGVTGVQRSTHVRLFLLISGDDSISYHGVYQLMEAFEKELLKDRYGSNDDGDLWKCLWPAGLDEQDPSDKMGLEDPDNGISFPYDLKTNKDELDRAKAEFTRFITRLNTLSNAEFPAWAEEHIAVDTLLRAAAVGTLIGSWDDYWINQNNYYLYNDEDSRWHYIPYDLDNTFGTAAMVDPAEMDIFNPDAVEPGSRPLFQRVLNVPEYRQRYAEYILELLDEDGGLLAAGAVLQRITPWMEEISGHIANDTGDNMELSDHTADWSQFEDYSLGFSEQEDRINFFRQRRKTALEDISRLYPELIDQEGE